The Bacteroidota bacterium genome contains a region encoding:
- a CDS encoding T9SS type A sorting domain-containing protein: MKNITLAVLLFILTAGITFSQSKSVGTITQTQNIAPDGTNNYSAQSISPELQNLYKELKQAKNEGNLSNIKLIQNQINNLSGSAQPNITHITNVASSQSSEGDNFNFTAINSTHPVNSGAIATDRITGYIYAAYTRYMVGESDEMWFYKSTNNGLTWNSFYHFSFPEYTELDYNPNELDIEVINRGDSAFIWGTAGVSVTGTFSSALIFRMRADGAGFNSGVLNTEELSINYRFPRMTSDASRYTTGAFVYFMYTQDSLGAGNNKYLKSKYLYISNPFDTEPNIHELGNSPNGAYFYYTSSAAGDSCYMQNDIAYVNTPGDSDLVVTATVVRGNFAFAGQSIYFTTSSNYGAAVDYSYNIMDTRYLKAPRISSPGYRSRNLMVAANRLYANGDWDPYYYYSKNYSHNTSNFLQSGYLDNTADTCYTVDVKARPRSTDNFLFAIANKVQSYDSKAYVLGLPFKAGVFQSVYVANPTGNFGTGNFAAPVAGFRNVNNDSCIIGWQYASGMGYNVTGGQSGTMTGTGNNSTTPDNFSLGQNYPNPFNPTTKISFTIQQNSFAKLTIYDIMGREITKLVDGQLNAGVHSVDFNASALPSGVYYYKLEANGFSDVKKMMLVK, translated from the coding sequence ATGAAAAACATTACACTCGCAGTTCTACTCTTTATCTTAACAGCAGGAATTACTTTCTCCCAAAGTAAATCCGTTGGAACAATCACACAGACACAAAACATCGCTCCCGATGGAACAAACAATTACTCAGCGCAATCTATCTCGCCCGAGCTGCAGAATTTATATAAGGAATTAAAACAGGCAAAGAACGAAGGCAATCTTTCCAACATCAAACTAATTCAGAACCAAATCAATAATCTCTCAGGTTCTGCGCAGCCGAATATTACACACATTACAAATGTTGCTTCATCACAATCAAGTGAAGGAGATAATTTTAATTTCACAGCGATCAACTCAACTCATCCGGTTAACTCAGGCGCAATTGCTACCGATAGAATAACCGGATATATCTACGCAGCTTATACACGTTACATGGTAGGTGAAAGCGATGAAATGTGGTTTTACAAATCCACTAACAACGGATTGACATGGAACAGCTTCTATCACTTTTCATTCCCCGAATATACTGAGCTTGATTATAATCCTAATGAGCTGGATATAGAGGTAATAAACCGAGGCGACTCTGCTTTCATCTGGGGAACTGCAGGAGTAAGCGTAACAGGCACGTTCAGCTCTGCTTTAATTTTCAGAATGAGAGCTGACGGAGCAGGATTTAATTCCGGAGTTCTTAATACTGAAGAATTGAGCATCAACTACCGCTTCCCAAGAATGACAAGCGATGCATCACGCTATACTACCGGAGCATTTGTTTACTTTATGTACACTCAGGATTCCCTCGGTGCAGGTAATAACAAGTATCTGAAATCAAAATACCTGTACATCTCAAATCCGTTTGATACTGAACCAAACATACACGAGCTTGGAAACTCCCCTAACGGAGCGTACTTTTATTATACATCATCGGCTGCAGGTGATAGCTGCTATATGCAGAATGATATTGCTTACGTAAACACTCCGGGAGATTCAGACCTTGTAGTTACCGCTACTGTTGTAAGAGGCAACTTTGCATTCGCAGGGCAATCAATCTACTTTACAACTTCTTCTAATTACGGAGCCGCTGTTGACTACAGCTACAATATTATGGATACCAGATATCTGAAAGCTCCAAGAATTTCTTCGCCGGGATACAGAAGCAGAAACCTGATGGTTGCCGCTAACAGATTATATGCAAACGGCGACTGGGACCCATACTACTATTATTCAAAGAACTACTCGCATAATACATCTAACTTTTTGCAAAGCGGTTATCTTGATAATACAGCCGATACCTGCTATACCGTAGATGTAAAAGCAAGACCACGTTCAACCGATAACTTCCTTTTTGCTATTGCAAATAAAGTACAGAGCTATGACAGCAAAGCTTATGTTCTGGGATTACCATTCAAAGCAGGAGTTTTTCAATCTGTATATGTTGCAAATCCTACGGGTAATTTTGGTACAGGTAACTTTGCCGCCCCCGTTGCGGGATTCCGAAACGTCAACAACGATTCATGTATCATTGGCTGGCAGTATGCCTCCGGCATGGGCTATAACGTTACAGGCGGACAAAGCGGAACAATGACAGGCACAGGAAATAACTCAACAACTCCTGATAATTTTTCATTGGGGCAGAACTACCCTAATCCGTTCAACCCAACAACTAAAATTTCATTTACGATTCAGCAGAACTCTTTTGCAAAACTGACTATATATGATATCATGGGAAGAGAAATCACAAAGCTTGTTGACGGGCAGCTAAATGCCGGAGTGCACAGTGTTGATTTTAATGCATCGGCTTTACCAAGCGGAGTTTATTATTACAAGCTTGAAGCAAACGGATTCAGCGATGTGAAGAAGATGATGCTGGTGAAGTGA
- a CDS encoding SRPBCC domain-containing protein translates to MTEPIIKEIMVNAPIAKVWKALSTKEDLAKWFHASGDFELEAGHTFHMDVQHEGKDYKHTLTITEIIPEQKLALDWFINGDPGITHVEYELEPEGCKTKVKVTHSGFDKYGEAGAETRSGYNGGWDHVLNKLLKEFVEN, encoded by the coding sequence ATGACAGAACCTATTATAAAAGAAATCATGGTTAACGCTCCCATAGCAAAAGTATGGAAGGCGTTATCTACTAAGGAAGACCTTGCAAAATGGTTTCATGCCTCCGGCGATTTTGAACTCGAAGCAGGACATACATTTCACATGGATGTTCAGCATGAAGGAAAAGATTACAAGCATACATTAACAATAACTGAAATCATTCCTGAGCAAAAGCTCGCGCTTGACTGGTTCATAAACGGAGACCCCGGTATAACCCATGTTGAATATGAACTTGAACCAGAAGGCTGTAAAACAAAAGTAAAAGTTACGCACTCAGGTTTTGATAAATACGGAGAAGCAGGTGCTGAAACCCGCAGCGGATACAACGGCGGATGGGACCATGTGCTTAATAAATTGCTTAAAGAATTTGTAGAGAATTAA
- a CDS encoding SRPBCC domain-containing protein, translating into MNNTEPVIKEVTIDAPVSKVWKAITEKEQIAEWLMPSNDFELKAGTTFHMTGSSKGVEYPHICTITEIVPEKKLSYTWAVKDKLSDTLVTYELEEQDGKTKVTLTHSGWDKVTLNTVGATREDYNNGWNHVLPGLQKYVEAN; encoded by the coding sequence ATGAATAACACAGAACCTGTAATAAAAGAAGTTACTATAGATGCTCCTGTCTCAAAAGTCTGGAAAGCTATAACAGAAAAAGAGCAGATAGCAGAATGGCTTATGCCATCAAATGATTTTGAACTGAAAGCCGGAACAACATTCCATATGACCGGGTCAAGCAAAGGTGTGGAATATCCGCACATCTGTACCATAACAGAGATAGTTCCTGAAAAGAAACTCTCATATACCTGGGCAGTGAAAGATAAGCTCAGCGATACTCTTGTTACATATGAACTTGAAGAGCAAGACGGAAAAACAAAAGTTACTCTTACACATTCCGGATGGGATAAAGTTACACTTAACACTGTCGGAGCGACAAGAGAAGATTACAACAACGGATGGAATCATGTTCTTCCAGGTCTACAGAAATATGTTGAAGCGAATTAA
- a CDS encoding SRPBCC domain-containing protein: MNSTESAVIEGTLCKEVIINAPVSKVWKALTEKEQIDQWFMPPENFKPEIGNTFKMTGSKDGVSYPHTCTITEIIPEKILAYTWSISAIDGETLVTWELQEMNSGTKLTLTHSNWDKVKFNTTAISTNDYINGWNHFTNKLKEYSETL, from the coding sequence ATGAACTCAACTGAATCAGCCGTAATAGAAGGAACACTCTGTAAAGAAGTAATAATAAATGCGCCTGTATCGAAAGTATGGAAGGCATTAACTGAAAAAGAACAAATAGACCAATGGTTTATGCCGCCGGAAAATTTTAAGCCTGAAATCGGTAATACATTTAAAATGACAGGCTCTAAAGACGGAGTAAGTTATCCTCACACCTGCACAATCACAGAAATCATTCCCGAAAAAATATTAGCATATACATGGAGCATATCTGCAATCGACGGAGAAACTCTCGTAACATGGGAACTGCAGGAAATGAATTCGGGCACTAAACTTACACTTACACATTCAAACTGGGATAAGGTTAAGTTCAACACAACTGCAATATCTACCAATGATTATATCAACGGCTGGAATCACTTTACAAACAAATTAAAAGAATATTCAGAAACATTATAA
- a CDS encoding winged helix-turn-helix transcriptional regulator yields MSKRIDGIFSALADGSRRQMLMMLTEKEMHVNNIAKNFKFSRPAVSKHLKILETSKLVKARKDGRERYYRLNPEPLNEVYKWLEFYNKFWDDKLNSLKNFIENN; encoded by the coding sequence ATGAGCAAAAGAATCGACGGTATATTTTCTGCGCTGGCAGACGGAAGCAGAAGGCAGATGCTTATGATGCTTACCGAAAAAGAAATGCATGTGAACAACATCGCAAAAAATTTTAAGTTCAGCCGTCCTGCAGTATCGAAACATTTAAAAATCCTTGAGACCAGCAAGCTTGTTAAAGCGCGCAAAGACGGAAGAGAAAGATATTACAGATTAAATCCGGAACCGCTGAACGAAGTTTACAAATGGCTTGAGTTCTATAATAAATTCTGGGACGACAAGCTTAACTCCTTAAAAAACTTTATTGAAAATAATTAA
- a CDS encoding S8 family peptidase codes for MSKLIVLILLTGFFCPLWANPKISPSLQQKMNQSTESEFIPVYVLFDSHLTLQDFADIPYDTPRNERRKIVIERLQQYAEHHQANVKSFLNMQKSMNAVQNYEVLWVSNAIVTTSNRDAILELTKFNEVSMIYYDYPTPTEELTDVVTPRIPFNTNNANPMTINPGIPFLKADLCWAEGNKGKGVLVGNVDNGFWWRHPDLVKGVYQNLGEDANHNGMTVIWGTGTTSAFDAGDVNGIDDDGNGKVDDFIGWNFATNTNNPATNDHGTATLSQIIGDGTMGTQTGVAPEAKCIIMRNDGTNGGTQANQWLGFQYALLMGADVITSSLSWKWGSPTDPPNYSQFRLVTDISLAAGVMHTNSTSNDANIRGIPNNISTAGNCPPPWLHPDQLKRGGIGGVIGTANIDVSTGLIHSTSPYGPTTWGNWSLWGSYTFPIDSAHKDYPYSRVAPIEVPDSMGLLKPDVAAPGDGTLACYVLSGTGYGSPFLGTSSATPHTAGVVALMLSINPELLPQDIAKIIQMTAIDMGTPGKDERYGAGKIDAYASTNSPKFVVAGINGGSNMLINSTLAASDTARELVGIKISTSLNPQVGSLRTLKFGMTTTATASNITSFDLYFDKDKNGFVSTGDVKLKSRAFASGPITFDSIKFKFLDTARTLLLVARTTASASGSQTVNIGLTDTNQVKAYYNTTAAGTNFPFGSVTGTGNTNMQIISYSLSQNFPNPFNPSTQISYSLAKEGFVTIKLYNILGKEIATLVNNHRTAGTYEVELNTDNLKLSSGIYYYTIESNGFSDTKKMILLK; via the coding sequence ATGAGTAAATTAATTGTATTAATTTTACTTACAGGATTTTTCTGCCCTCTTTGGGCAAATCCCAAAATCTCCCCTTCGCTTCAGCAAAAAATGAATCAATCGACGGAATCTGAATTTATTCCGGTTTATGTTTTGTTTGACAGCCATCTTACTTTACAGGATTTTGCAGATATACCTTATGATACTCCCCGAAATGAGAGAAGAAAAATTGTAATCGAAAGACTGCAGCAATATGCTGAGCATCATCAGGCAAATGTTAAATCTTTCCTGAACATGCAAAAGTCAATGAATGCTGTTCAGAATTATGAAGTATTATGGGTTAGCAATGCTATAGTGACAACATCAAATCGAGACGCTATTCTTGAGCTGACAAAGTTTAACGAAGTGAGCATGATTTATTATGATTACCCTACTCCGACTGAAGAGTTAACTGATGTAGTCACTCCGCGAATTCCTTTTAATACTAATAATGCAAATCCAATGACAATTAACCCGGGGATTCCTTTTTTGAAAGCTGATTTATGCTGGGCTGAAGGAAATAAAGGGAAGGGTGTTCTTGTCGGAAATGTTGATAACGGATTCTGGTGGAGGCACCCCGACCTCGTAAAAGGTGTTTATCAGAATCTAGGTGAAGACGCAAATCATAATGGTATGACTGTTATCTGGGGAACGGGAACAACTTCTGCGTTTGATGCGGGAGATGTAAACGGCATCGATGATGACGGAAACGGAAAAGTTGATGATTTTATCGGATGGAACTTTGCTACCAATACAAACAACCCTGCAACTAATGACCATGGCACAGCAACATTAAGCCAGATAATTGGTGATGGTACAATGGGAACACAAACTGGTGTAGCGCCTGAGGCAAAATGTATTATAATGAGAAACGACGGAACTAACGGAGGCACACAGGCAAATCAATGGCTCGGATTTCAATACGCTTTATTAATGGGCGCAGATGTTATCACCAGCTCATTGAGCTGGAAGTGGGGTTCGCCAACTGACCCGCCAAATTATTCTCAATTCAGACTTGTAACAGATATATCTCTTGCAGCAGGTGTGATGCATACAAACTCAACAAGCAACGACGCAAATATTCGTGGTATACCAAATAATATTTCCACTGCAGGAAATTGTCCTCCGCCATGGCTTCATCCAGACCAGTTAAAAAGAGGAGGAATAGGAGGAGTAATTGGAACTGCCAACATAGATGTGAGTACGGGACTGATACATTCAACATCACCTTACGGTCCAACTACATGGGGAAACTGGAGCCTATGGGGAAGCTATACTTTCCCAATAGACAGCGCTCACAAAGATTATCCTTACAGCAGAGTAGCGCCTATTGAAGTTCCGGACTCGATGGGTTTATTAAAACCTGATGTTGCTGCTCCGGGGGACGGTACCCTTGCATGCTATGTATTATCAGGAACCGGTTATGGCTCTCCTTTTCTTGGAACATCTTCAGCTACTCCACACACTGCCGGCGTAGTTGCTTTGATGCTCTCTATAAATCCCGAATTGCTTCCGCAGGATATTGCGAAAATAATTCAGATGACTGCAATTGATATGGGTACTCCCGGTAAAGATGAACGGTACGGAGCAGGAAAAATTGATGCATACGCTTCGACTAACTCTCCTAAATTTGTAGTAGCGGGAATAAACGGAGGAAGTAATATGCTTATTAATTCCACTCTGGCAGCATCTGATACGGCACGCGAATTAGTAGGAATAAAAATATCGACAAGTTTAAATCCGCAAGTAGGCTCTTTAAGAACTCTGAAGTTCGGTATGACAACAACTGCAACTGCTTCGAACATTACAAGCTTCGATTTATATTTTGATAAGGATAAGAACGGATTTGTGAGTACAGGTGATGTAAAGTTGAAGAGCAGGGCCTTCGCTTCAGGACCAATCACATTTGATTCAATAAAATTTAAATTTCTTGATACAGCAAGAACATTACTGCTTGTTGCAAGAACTACCGCTTCTGCATCAGGTTCACAGACTGTGAATATCGGGCTAACTGATACCAATCAGGTTAAAGCATATTACAATACAACTGCAGCAGGTACAAATTTTCCATTCGGTTCAGTTACCGGTACAGGCAATACGAACATGCAGATTATTTCTTATAGTCTTTCACAGAATTTCCCGAACCCGTTCAATCCTTCAACACAAATTTCATATTCTCTTGCAAAGGAAGGGTTTGTAACAATAAAGCTATACAATATTCTCGGAAAAGAAATTGCGACTTTAGTAAATAACCATAGAACTGCCGGAACATATGAAGTAGAACTGAATACAGACAATTTAAAATTGTCATCGGGAATTTATTATTACACAATTGAATCCAACGGATTTTCAGATACAAAAAAAATGATACTTCTGAAATAA
- a CDS encoding helix-turn-helix transcriptional regulator, with amino-acid sequence MYNLSIKNMVCARCVKVVRDELTGLGLNITEVNLGNVTLDKKPSASQLTKISNVLEQNGFELLDEKGAKTIEQIKNLIIESVHYNKGDKKETENFSSYISKKLNLDYNYLSSLFSSIEGITIEKFTILQKIEKVKELLVYDELSLGEIAFNLGYSSVQHLSNQFKSVTGITPSQFKQTHSKSLSARKPLDKIS; translated from the coding sequence ATGTATAATCTTTCAATAAAAAATATGGTCTGCGCGCGCTGCGTAAAAGTTGTCAGGGATGAGTTAACAGGTCTGGGTTTAAATATTACTGAAGTCAATCTTGGAAATGTTACACTTGATAAAAAACCTTCAGCTTCACAGTTAACAAAAATTTCCAATGTATTAGAGCAAAACGGATTTGAACTTCTTGACGAAAAAGGCGCAAAGACTATTGAGCAGATCAAAAATTTAATTATTGAATCTGTTCATTACAATAAAGGAGATAAGAAGGAAACAGAAAATTTCTCTTCCTATATTTCAAAAAAACTTAATCTGGATTATAATTATTTAAGCAGCCTGTTTTCATCAATTGAAGGAATAACTATTGAAAAATTTACCATACTTCAAAAAATAGAAAAAGTGAAAGAGCTTCTTGTTTATGATGAGCTTTCACTGGGGGAAATTGCATTCAATCTCGGCTACAGTAGTGTGCAGCATTTATCTAATCAGTTTAAAAGCGTAACAGGAATAACACCTTCTCAGTTCAAACAAACCCACTCAAAATCTTTATCGGCGCGTAAACCGCTGGATAAGATTTCATAA
- a CDS encoding cation transporter, producing the protein MKHSYKITGMHCEACVGKVQKAIVQIPDVENVVVTLNPQQAVVTMRKHIETKKLNEAIKSAGKYSLEEMHESHSVIHTEIHSDSNKPLNPFAAVEEEKSKLTTFTPLIVIFIYLMGFVILSAVNKGEFKLMHEMNNFMGGFFIIFSFFKFLNLSGFADAYSTYDVIAKKWRGYGFIYPFIELGLGVSYLFHTFPQTTNIITLLVMSISSIGVIQSVLKKNKIQCACLGTVFNLPMTTITIIEDLLMVIMAVVMLIFLN; encoded by the coding sequence ATGAAACACAGTTATAAAATTACAGGAATGCACTGTGAAGCGTGTGTAGGAAAAGTGCAGAAAGCAATTGTGCAAATCCCTGATGTCGAAAATGTTGTGGTAACTCTCAATCCTCAGCAGGCAGTTGTTACGATGAGAAAGCACATTGAAACAAAGAAATTAAACGAAGCTATAAAAAGCGCTGGCAAGTATTCACTCGAAGAAATGCATGAATCTCATTCAGTTATTCATACAGAAATTCATTCAGATTCAAATAAGCCTTTGAATCCTTTTGCAGCAGTTGAAGAAGAGAAAAGCAAACTCACTACTTTCACTCCGTTAATAGTTATTTTTATTTACTTAATGGGATTCGTAATTCTTTCAGCAGTTAACAAAGGTGAGTTCAAACTGATGCATGAAATGAATAATTTCATGGGAGGATTTTTTATAATCTTCTCGTTTTTCAAATTCCTGAACCTTTCAGGATTTGCAGATGCTTACTCGACTTATGACGTGATTGCAAAAAAATGGAGAGGATATGGATTTATTTATCCGTTCATTGAGCTTGGATTAGGTGTCAGCTATTTATTCCACACGTTTCCGCAAACTACTAACATAATTACTTTGTTGGTAATGAGTATAAGCTCCATTGGAGTGATACAAAGCGTTCTTAAGAAAAATAAAATTCAATGCGCATGTCTTGGAACTGTTTTTAATTTACCGATGACAACGATAACAATAATAGAAGACTTACTGATGGTTATAATGGCTGTAGTAATGTTAATTTTTTTAAACTAA
- a CDS encoding Cof-type HAD-IIB family hydrolase has translation MLLPISEIKARLKRIKLLVSDVDGTLVNNQNQIGELAKDLVAKLKKKNILFSLASQRIYSSLIPIASSLDIEIPLISLNGALVKGRNGTVLNKSVINPKTVAKAITLAQNSMVRIALCYNDEIIYTDDNSVLKDFMSRVGTTYRLVDSYENYMDDVLEIILMGNDKANVKSIMSKMKFPFNFSLKIKYYRSNSMNKIYNLEILRKGVSKKTGLKELTKYLGVKKNEVVVFGDWYNDRDLFDFGGLNVALNNAVPELKEKANYVTEKTNDEDGVGHFLKLVYDSVS, from the coding sequence TTGCTCTTACCAATCTCAGAAATAAAAGCGCGTCTGAAAAGAATAAAGCTTCTTGTGTCAGATGTTGACGGAACGCTGGTAAACAATCAAAATCAAATCGGAGAGCTTGCAAAAGATTTAGTTGCCAAACTAAAGAAAAAAAATATCTTATTCTCTCTCGCTTCACAAAGAATTTATTCATCTTTAATTCCTATTGCTTCCAGTCTTGATATCGAAATTCCACTTATTTCTCTTAATGGAGCCTTAGTAAAGGGAAGAAACGGAACAGTGCTTAACAAATCTGTCATCAATCCAAAAACCGTTGCAAAAGCAATTACTCTTGCACAAAACTCTATGGTTCGCATCGCACTTTGCTATAATGATGAAATTATTTACACTGATGATAACTCAGTTCTAAAAGATTTTATGTCCCGAGTGGGAACAACATACCGTCTTGTAGATTCTTATGAAAATTATATGGATGATGTGCTTGAAATTATTCTTATGGGTAACGACAAAGCTAACGTAAAGAGTATCATGAGCAAGATGAAATTTCCTTTCAATTTCTCTCTGAAGATAAAATACTACCGTTCCAACAGCATGAATAAAATTTACAATCTTGAAATATTGAGAAAAGGTGTTAGCAAAAAAACGGGATTGAAAGAATTAACCAAATATCTTGGGGTGAAAAAAAATGAAGTCGTTGTTTTTGGGGACTGGTACAATGACCGAGATCTCTTTGATTTCGGTGGTTTAAATGTTGCCTTGAATAATGCGGTACCTGAACTAAAAGAAAAAGCAAATTATGTAACAGAGAAAACTAATGATGAAGATGGCGTAGGTCATTTTTTAAAATTAGTTTACGATTCTGTTTCTTAA
- a CDS encoding class I SAM-dependent methyltransferase, which yields MASKNHYDSLAPFYDTVIGKNNSSKKFLLNTAKKYLKTGSKILELGCGTAENLAEFSSKYSLTGIDISEGMLKVACKKIKKAKFVQGDISNFSLEEKFDMIFCVYDTINHLDNFYSWISLFKCVRNHLNEGGIFIFDFNTLYKLNILSQSDIYPEFPGEDTLLLNVKKETKNLFHWEIKYFKHVSAAKYELIKSVIPESGYETTKILSEVKKNFTLLNTYNENFKKAAKNSLRIFCVVKQK from the coding sequence GTGGCTTCAAAAAATCATTACGATTCCTTAGCGCCATTCTACGATACCGTAATCGGTAAAAACAATTCTTCAAAAAAATTCTTACTTAATACTGCGAAAAAATATTTAAAGACAGGTTCAAAAATTCTTGAGCTCGGCTGCGGCACTGCTGAAAATCTTGCAGAGTTCAGCAGCAAATATTCTTTAACTGGTATTGATATTTCCGAAGGCATGCTTAAAGTTGCGTGCAAAAAAATCAAGAAAGCAAAATTTGTTCAGGGAGATATTTCAAACTTCAGTCTTGAGGAAAAGTTTGATATGATTTTTTGCGTGTATGATACAATAAATCATCTGGATAATTTTTATTCATGGATATCACTTTTTAAATGTGTCAGGAATCATTTGAATGAAGGCGGGATTTTTATTTTTGATTTTAATACTTTGTATAAACTGAATATATTATCGCAATCCGATATTTATCCTGAGTTTCCCGGCGAAGATACACTTCTCCTTAATGTAAAAAAAGAAACTAAAAATCTTTTTCATTGGGAGATAAAGTACTTCAAGCATGTTTCAGCGGCAAAATATGAATTAATAAAATCGGTGATTCCTGAATCAGGTTACGAAACCACAAAGATTTTATCTGAAGTAAAAAAGAATTTTACTTTATTAAATACTTATAACGAAAATTTCAAAAAGGCAGCAAAAAATTCTTTAAGAATATTTTGCGTAGTTAAACAAAAATAA
- the ftcD gene encoding glutamate formimidoyltransferase, whose translation MKKIIECVPNISEGRDEKIINACADAVRAVPGVTLLDVDPGKSTNRTVFTFVGDPDAVVESAFQFAKKAYELIDMTKHSGEHPRMGAVDVVPFVPVANVTTEECVECAKRFGERVGKELNVPIYLYEEASNNPDRKMLKQIRQGEYEGIKDKIYKPEWKPDFGPQEFIPKSGATVTGARFFLIAYNVNILGTKEQAHKIALNVREQGRSADEPGRLKAVKGIGWYVTEYNMAQVSMNLDNYKITPPHIAFEECAADARKMHLAVAGSELIGLIPLEAMLMAADYYIEKENLFLVDEAQKIRLVIERLGLSSISPFIPEKRIIEYMIKEEGAEPLASLTVRNFVELVGARTSAPGGGSVSALIASMGAALGAMVGWMTYGNKKFEHLDATMRKLIGPLHYKMKELIPLIDADTNAFNDYMLAMKMPNKTKEEQKVRHAKMQEGLKKAITVPFSVMTISDSCWEYMIKMAKDGNISSASDLEVGAKSLETGIWGAYKNVLINLNNIDDEAYKSDMITKGEEILKNAEKNCKKVCSILEKR comes from the coding sequence ATGAAAAAAATTATAGAGTGTGTCCCTAATATTTCAGAGGGAAGAGATGAAAAAATTATAAATGCATGCGCTGATGCAGTGCGAGCAGTTCCGGGAGTTACACTGCTAGATGTTGACCCGGGCAAATCAACCAACAGAACTGTATTTACATTCGTTGGCGATCCCGATGCAGTAGTAGAAAGTGCGTTTCAGTTTGCAAAGAAGGCATATGAATTAATTGATATGACTAAGCACTCAGGCGAGCATCCGCGTATGGGAGCAGTGGACGTTGTGCCTTTCGTTCCCGTTGCCAATGTTACCACTGAAGAATGTGTTGAGTGCGCAAAAAGATTCGGTGAGCGCGTGGGAAAAGAACTTAACGTTCCTATTTATCTATACGAAGAAGCCTCGAACAATCCCGACAGAAAGATGCTTAAGCAAATCCGTCAGGGTGAGTACGAAGGCATCAAAGACAAAATTTATAAACCCGAGTGGAAACCGGATTTCGGTCCGCAGGAGTTTATTCCCAAATCAGGCGCAACTGTTACAGGCGCAAGATTTTTTTTAATAGCATACAATGTTAATATACTCGGCACAAAAGAGCAGGCGCATAAAATTGCGCTGAATGTCCGCGAGCAGGGAAGAAGCGCTGATGAACCGGGAAGATTGAAAGCCGTCAAGGGTATCGGATGGTATGTTACTGAGTACAACATGGCGCAGGTCTCAATGAATCTTGATAACTATAAAATCACTCCGCCTCATATTGCATTCGAAGAGTGCGCTGCCGATGCAAGAAAAATGCATCTTGCAGTTGCAGGTTCTGAGCTTATCGGACTCATTCCGCTTGAAGCAATGCTCATGGCTGCCGATTATTATATAGAGAAAGAAAATTTATTTTTAGTAGATGAAGCGCAGAAGATAAGATTAGTAATTGAGCGTCTGGGACTTTCATCCATCTCTCCGTTCATTCCTGAAAAAAGAATTATTGAGTACATGATAAAAGAAGAAGGCGCAGAGCCCCTTGCTTCTTTAACAGTAAGAAATTTTGTTGAGCTTGTCGGCGCGCGTACATCTGCACCGGGCGGCGGAAGCGTCTCTGCTCTGATTGCTTCGATGGGTGCAGCGCTTGGAGCAATGGTAGGCTGGATGACTTATGGTAATAAAAAGTTCGAGCATTTAGATGCTACAATGAGAAAACTCATAGGACCGCTTCATTATAAAATGAAAGAGCTTATTCCGTTGATTGATGCCGATACAAATGCATTCAATGATTACATGCTTGCAATGAAAATGCCTAATAAAACTAAAGAAGAGCAAAAAGTGCGTCATGCAAAAATGCAGGAAGGACTGAAGAAAGCTATCACAGTTCCGTTCTCAGTAATGACAATTTCTGATTCGTGCTGGGAATATATGATTAAAATGGCGAAGGATGGGAATATTTCTTCTGCAAGTGATCTGGAAGTCGGTGCTAAATCTCTGGAGACAGGTATATGGGGTGCTTATAAAAATGTTCTTATAAATCTGAACAACATTGATGACGAAGCTTACAAATCTGATATGATTACAAAAGGTGAAGAGATTTTAAAAAATGCAGAGAAAAACTGTAAAAAAGTCTGCTCGATTTTAGAGAAGAGATAG